One Triticum dicoccoides isolate Atlit2015 ecotype Zavitan chromosome 4B, WEW_v2.0, whole genome shotgun sequence genomic window carries:
- the LOC119293734 gene encoding zinc finger protein ZAT12-like translates to MAHGKRSRQQAESTSVSLLDLDSGDMARILLLFSGHHQHHAHYGPSSPERVFECKTCNRRFPSFQALGGHRASHKKPRLADGAGAEPPKPKVHGCSICGLEFAVGQALCGHMRRHRAVAAAGAGVGLGLSLGLGIGPNEGGNKKAATAELALDLNEPALEEEPADRAMLGLAVEFPVVVDFRR, encoded by the coding sequence ATGGCCCATGGGAAGAGGTCTAGGCAGCAGGCCGAGTCGACCTCGGTCAGCCTGCTGGACCTGGACAGCGGCGACATGGCGCGCATCCTGCTGCTCTTCTCCGGCCACCACCAGCACCACGCCCACTACGGGCCTTCGTCGCCGGAGAGGGTGTTCGAGTGCAAGACCTGCAACCGGCGCTTCCCGTCCTTCCAGGCGCTCGGCGGGCACCGCGCCAGCCACAAGAAGCCGCGCCTGGCGGACGGCGCCGGCGCCGAGCCGCCCAAGCCCAAGGTGCACGGCTGCTCCATCTGCGGGCTCGAGTTCGCCGTCGGCCAGGCGCTCTGCGGCCACATGCGCCGCCACCGCGCCGTCGCGGCGGCAGGGGCCGGTGTCGGGCTTGGCCTCAGCCTCGGCCTCGGCATCGGGCCGAACGAGGGCGGCAACAAGAAGGCCGCGACGGCCGAGCTGGCGCTCGACCTGAACGAGCCGGCACTGGAGGAGGAGCCAGCCGATCGCGCCATGCTTGGGCTCGCCGTGGAATTCCCCGTGGTGGTTGACTTTCGACGTTAG